The following coding sequences are from one Paenibacillus tundrae window:
- a CDS encoding potassium channel family protein: MISFLLTLKRLLKGIFHAFKDSQFIALFTLTLATLLSGTIFYSRVEGLHWIDALYFCAVTLTTVGHPEFVPSTGFSKAFTVIYMFAGIGLTFAMIAKITAGILFPRKKKTEENPE; this comes from the coding sequence GTGATTTCTTTTTTACTTACACTCAAACGACTGCTGAAAGGAATTTTTCACGCTTTTAAAGACTCGCAGTTTATCGCTCTATTCACACTGACATTGGCTACCTTACTTTCAGGCACTATATTTTACAGCCGTGTAGAGGGTTTACACTGGATAGATGCGCTCTACTTCTGCGCCGTAACTTTAACCACGGTAGGACATCCTGAATTCGTGCCTTCCACAGGCTTCAGTAAAGCGTTCACCGTAATCTACATGTTTGCAGGTATTGGTCTTACCTTCGCCATGATTGCCAAAATTACAGCAGGTATTCTATTTCCTCGCAAAAAGAAGACAGAAGAGAACCCGGAGTAG
- the spoIVB gene encoding SpoIVB peptidase translates to MNSPLRKKLLGLLFAFFLCLISQAIQPVQSYASLPDEVQVFAGRQAEVRLAVPATSSAVVDRPDIVGLDGQEQAVNVTKLEPLHLHPQQTGHAKLTLKLWGKIPVKTVNVNVIPDLRVVPGGQTIGVKVKSAGILVVGHHLIGAGQDQRVSPGEDAGIKLGDLITHMDGKRLEGVSGVAEAVERAGKSKKGIDVVLKRGNETVKTRLTPAYDAEDQAWRLGLYIRDSAAGVGTLTFYAPDQGVYGALGHVITDTNTQTSIVVGSGQIVQSNVTSISKSESGDPGEKRAHFLKESKILGNIERNTAFGIFGKMSNNPDHSLYSKGIPVAFSREVKEGPAEILTVVEGQQVERYSIDIVHVADQSEPATKGLVLRITDPKLIEKTGGIVQGMSGSPIVQNGKLIGAVTHVFVNDPKSGYGCFIEWMLQDAGVMLKKETSKNLKAG, encoded by the coding sequence TTGAATTCCCCCCTCAGGAAGAAATTGCTAGGTCTTTTATTTGCCTTCTTTCTCTGTTTAATTAGCCAGGCGATTCAGCCTGTGCAAAGTTATGCCTCATTGCCTGATGAAGTTCAGGTATTTGCGGGTAGGCAAGCAGAGGTTCGTCTTGCTGTGCCTGCTACGTCAAGTGCAGTTGTGGACCGACCGGATATCGTTGGTCTAGATGGACAAGAACAAGCCGTAAACGTAACCAAGCTAGAGCCTCTACACCTTCACCCACAACAAACAGGTCATGCTAAATTAACCTTGAAATTGTGGGGCAAAATACCGGTGAAGACGGTTAACGTAAATGTTATTCCAGATTTGCGTGTTGTACCCGGGGGTCAAACCATTGGCGTCAAAGTAAAATCAGCAGGTATTCTTGTGGTCGGTCATCACTTAATTGGTGCTGGACAAGATCAACGTGTTTCGCCAGGAGAAGATGCAGGAATTAAGCTCGGTGATCTGATTACCCATATGGATGGTAAACGTCTGGAGGGTGTAAGTGGTGTAGCCGAGGCAGTTGAACGAGCAGGCAAGAGTAAAAAAGGGATTGATGTCGTTCTTAAACGAGGCAATGAAACGGTCAAAACCCGTTTAACACCGGCCTATGATGCAGAGGATCAAGCGTGGAGACTTGGATTATATATTCGGGACTCCGCTGCTGGAGTTGGCACGCTGACGTTCTATGCTCCTGACCAAGGCGTATACGGGGCACTGGGACATGTGATCACCGACACGAACACTCAAACGTCCATCGTTGTAGGCAGTGGTCAGATCGTGCAGTCTAATGTAACGTCTATTTCTAAAAGCGAATCAGGCGATCCAGGGGAAAAGCGAGCACATTTCCTGAAGGAAAGTAAAATTTTGGGCAATATTGAGCGTAATACGGCATTTGGCATTTTCGGTAAGATGTCTAACAACCCTGATCACAGCTTGTATTCGAAGGGAATTCCCGTAGCCTTTTCTCGTGAAGTGAAGGAAGGTCCCGCTGAAATTTTAACGGTTGTTGAAGGTCAGCAGGTTGAACGATACTCCATTGACATTGTGCATGTAGCAGATCAGTCTGAACCAGCAACTAAAGGGCTTGTGTTGCGGATCACCGATCCAAAGTTAATTGAAAAGACCGGTGGTATTGTTCAAGGGATGAGTGGAAGTCCAATTGTACAGAATGGCAAGCTGATTGGTGCCGTAACGCACGTATTCGTCAATGATCCTAAATCAGGTTATGGTTGCTTCATTGAGTGGATGTTACAAGATGCAGGAGTTATGCTCAAAAAGGAAACGTCTAAAAATCTTAAGGCAGGTTAA
- a CDS encoding AraC family transcriptional regulator codes for MHLNEQIKQWNQAAVKILDIRRVILKAGEEVEPYDLPANGFMYATRGSAWIVVDGQEHEANSFYMLHAAKGSRLQFQVREEFEYVLLFYRAFLAFPNLRNTGRWEQKWSSPFAQQYAFIPQAPLSLMKHLDHLEKAWFQPGNIERLYVKSLFYQFIHELMLQLSTEKSSVMSSDPVQHTLRYLHDHYREQVTLDDLAERFNYSSRHLSMQFKQKTGSSPIDYLIQIRLAEARRMLIKSNVTLREIAVEVGYTDVYYFSRLFKKHVGISPTRYQQRVRQQEIIEDRPLEVSESSIGWKWKRGYIGYENHYQYIDGGSTPMRRKKTTTGMFLVALLSLTMMLAACGAGSATPMASESTGASSNKTNTTVAATSEPGNQVNTDSGTRTVSTVKGDVVVPANPKRVVVLYLQGDVVALGIKPIATSDVYDGAAYKNELEGVNSLGTWFEPNPEAVIDLDPDLIIVPSEETYDLLKDIAPTVYIPYEKLTTEERLVNIATIFGKEQEAEKLLSDLNSKVEESKKILADAGILDKTISIVEGGFKGMAVVESKQFGRGSQVVYEYLGMKAPEVVQQKIDVTSEAAGSTVSMEVLPEYVGDYLFRSAYEGMDNLSDNPIWSSIPAVKEGRLIEIDFNFFYYSDIYSINKQLDFVVEHLLDAPKVK; via the coding sequence ATGCATTTGAATGAACAAATAAAACAGTGGAATCAAGCGGCTGTGAAGATTCTCGATATTCGCAGGGTGATACTCAAGGCCGGAGAAGAGGTGGAACCCTATGATTTGCCGGCAAACGGATTTATGTACGCTACTCGTGGCTCTGCATGGATTGTAGTAGACGGGCAAGAGCATGAAGCGAATTCATTTTATATGCTCCATGCAGCCAAAGGTTCTCGTCTTCAATTTCAGGTGAGAGAGGAATTTGAATATGTGCTTCTCTTCTATCGAGCATTTCTGGCATTCCCCAACCTTCGAAACACGGGACGTTGGGAGCAGAAATGGTCTTCTCCCTTTGCCCAGCAATATGCCTTTATCCCCCAAGCACCGCTTAGTTTAATGAAGCATTTGGATCATTTGGAGAAGGCATGGTTTCAACCAGGGAATATTGAGAGGTTATATGTAAAAAGCCTATTTTATCAATTTATCCATGAATTAATGCTTCAGTTATCCACAGAAAAGAGCTCGGTGATGAGTTCAGATCCGGTACAGCATACGCTCCGTTATCTTCATGACCACTACCGGGAACAAGTGACATTGGATGATCTGGCTGAACGCTTCAATTATAGCTCTCGTCATTTATCGATGCAGTTTAAACAGAAAACGGGTTCAAGTCCGATTGACTATTTAATTCAGATCAGACTGGCTGAGGCTCGCAGAATGCTAATCAAATCTAATGTGACACTTAGGGAAATTGCAGTAGAAGTGGGATATACGGATGTGTATTATTTTAGTAGATTGTTCAAAAAACATGTTGGAATCTCCCCGACTCGCTATCAGCAAAGGGTACGTCAGCAAGAGATTATAGAGGATCGTCCATTAGAGGTCTCCGAATCGTCCATTGGCTGGAAATGGAAGCGAGGATATATTGGTTATGAGAATCATTATCAATATATAGACGGAGGGTCTACACCGATGAGAAGAAAGAAAACAACAACAGGTATGTTTTTAGTCGCCTTGTTAAGCTTAACCATGATGTTAGCTGCATGTGGGGCGGGTTCAGCCACGCCAATGGCAAGTGAGAGTACGGGAGCGAGCTCCAATAAAACCAATACAACAGTAGCTGCAACATCAGAGCCAGGCAATCAGGTGAACACGGATAGTGGCACCCGTACTGTGTCTACAGTTAAAGGTGATGTTGTTGTACCAGCTAACCCTAAAAGAGTCGTTGTACTCTATCTTCAGGGAGATGTAGTGGCACTGGGAATTAAACCAATTGCTACATCAGACGTATATGATGGGGCTGCATACAAAAACGAGCTTGAAGGTGTTAACTCGTTAGGTACATGGTTTGAACCTAATCCTGAAGCAGTCATCGATCTTGATCCAGATTTGATTATTGTTCCTTCGGAGGAGACATATGATCTATTAAAAGATATCGCGCCTACAGTGTATATCCCCTATGAGAAATTGACAACTGAAGAGAGACTTGTGAACATCGCAACTATTTTTGGCAAAGAACAAGAAGCGGAGAAATTACTTTCCGATCTGAACAGCAAAGTTGAAGAAAGTAAGAAAATACTAGCAGACGCAGGTATCCTCGATAAAACAATTTCCATTGTAGAAGGCGGATTCAAAGGGATGGCCGTCGTGGAAAGCAAGCAATTTGGCCGAGGCTCGCAAGTGGTATACGAGTATCTGGGGATGAAGGCGCCAGAAGTTGTCCAACAGAAAATTGATGTGACTTCAGAGGCTGCTGGCTCTACCGTATCTATGGAAGTTTTACCTGAATACGTAGGGGACTATCTGTTCCGTTCCGCATATGAGGGAATGGACAATTTGTCAGATAATCCGATCTGGAGTAGTATTCCAGCTGTCAAAGAAGGCCGTTTGATAGAAATTGATTTTAATTTCTTTTATTACTCAGATATATACTCCATTAACAAGCAACTTGATTTTGTTGTTGAACACTTGCTGGATGCACCAAAAGTGAAGTAA
- a CDS encoding DUF2627 domain-containing protein: protein MMMNTRLVFARFLAIMVLVIPGLMAMKGFLMMKDALFLFYAEHGNEQISPGFQWLSFGGGLVLFAAGMSFLGGWILFRDRKRNYVGPRFRSKSTPEATETPGGTS from the coding sequence ATGATGATGAATACAAGGCTTGTCTTTGCGCGTTTCTTGGCTATTATGGTTCTGGTTATACCCGGATTGATGGCGATGAAGGGTTTTCTAATGATGAAAGATGCGCTTTTCCTCTTTTACGCCGAGCACGGTAATGAGCAGATCTCACCAGGATTCCAGTGGCTGTCCTTTGGCGGCGGACTTGTCCTATTTGCAGCAGGTATGAGCTTTCTCGGAGGCTGGATTCTGTTTCGTGACCGCAAGAGAAATTATGTAGGCCCTCGTTTTCGTTCCAAAAGCACACCTGAAGCGACTGAGACGCCCGGAGGGACTTCATAA
- a CDS encoding NAD(P)/FAD-dependent oxidoreductase codes for MDQPLELYDVTIIGGGPAGMYSAFYSGMRDMKTKLIEARDQLGGRMLFYPEKMIWDVGGVTPTLCADLIKQLEQQARTFEPTLVFEQQIEGFERQPDGTIILTSSTGEKHWTRTVIMAIGYGIYKMAKLEIEGADRFEVTNLHYTVQELEPFRGKKVLISGGGDSAVDWANELEPLAEQVTVVHRRERFGGLERNVLRMKESSVDVRTPYAVETLHSTNGEVIEQVTISHIETGESELLDVDAIIVNHGMKSDFGPIRDWGLDLGEWHVSVSEKLHTNIPGVFAAGDFVNYGSKLHLIAGTFTDAALAVNSAKLYMDPEADKVAYVSSHNSRFKEKNKALGVTEE; via the coding sequence ATGGACCAACCATTGGAATTGTATGATGTAACAATTATTGGCGGGGGCCCAGCCGGGATGTACTCTGCATTTTATAGCGGTATGCGTGATATGAAGACCAAATTAATTGAGGCTCGGGATCAGCTTGGAGGACGCATGTTGTTTTATCCTGAGAAGATGATCTGGGATGTGGGCGGTGTTACACCTACATTATGTGCTGATCTGATTAAGCAGTTGGAACAACAGGCTAGAACATTTGAGCCAACCCTGGTGTTTGAGCAACAGATTGAAGGATTCGAGCGTCAGCCAGATGGAACTATTATATTGACTTCCTCCACAGGGGAAAAGCATTGGACTAGAACCGTCATCATGGCCATTGGTTATGGTATCTACAAGATGGCTAAGCTTGAGATTGAAGGTGCTGATCGTTTTGAGGTGACCAACCTTCATTATACCGTACAGGAGTTGGAACCTTTCCGTGGTAAAAAGGTATTAATCTCTGGCGGGGGAGATTCCGCTGTCGATTGGGCAAACGAGCTTGAACCACTGGCTGAACAGGTGACCGTCGTGCATCGTCGTGAGCGGTTTGGTGGATTGGAGCGTAACGTCCTGCGTATGAAGGAATCTTCGGTGGATGTGCGTACCCCGTATGCTGTGGAAACATTGCATAGCACGAATGGTGAAGTTATTGAGCAAGTAACCATTTCTCACATTGAAACGGGTGAAAGTGAATTGCTCGATGTGGATGCCATTATTGTTAACCACGGAATGAAGAGTGATTTTGGGCCTATCCGTGACTGGGGTTTAGATCTTGGTGAATGGCATGTGAGCGTATCCGAGAAGTTACATACGAATATTCCCGGAGTGTTTGCGGCAGGGGATTTTGTAAACTATGGCAGTAAACTGCATCTCATTGCAGGTACGTTTACGGACGCAGCACTTGCGGTAAATAGTGCGAAGCTGTATATGGATCCAGAGGCTGATAAAGTAGCTTATGTATCTTCCCATAACAGCAGATTTAAAGAGAAAAACAAAGCTCTTGGCGTTACAGAAGAGTAA
- a CDS encoding thiamine pyrophosphate-dependent dehydrogenase E1 component subunit alpha has product MSSQGTADAVHRHQQLGLSDGEVLDMYKYMLLARKFDERCLLLQRAGKINFHVSGVGQEAAQVGAAFGLDRNNDYYLPYYRDYGFVLAVGMTPRELMLSAFAKAEDPNSGGRQMPGHFGHKKLRIVTGSSPVTTQVPHAVGFALAAKMKKQEFVSFVTFGEGSSNQGDFHEGANFAGVHKLPVIIMCENNQYAISVPIHKQLSGKVSDRALGYGFPGIRVDGNDALEVYAAVKEARRRAIAGEGPTLIEAMMYRLSPHSTSDNDLAYRTKEEVDENWKKDGVPRMKNYLIDCGIWDEARDADLASQLALEMKEATEYADNAPYPKPEDTLTHVYADSEEGGR; this is encoded by the coding sequence ATGAGTTCACAAGGTACTGCAGACGCGGTTCACCGGCATCAACAGCTTGGACTTAGCGATGGAGAAGTATTAGACATGTACAAATATATGCTGCTTGCACGAAAGTTCGACGAGCGTTGCTTGTTGCTTCAGCGAGCCGGCAAAATTAACTTTCACGTATCTGGTGTAGGACAGGAAGCTGCACAAGTGGGTGCTGCTTTTGGCTTGGATCGGAATAACGATTATTATTTACCTTATTACCGTGATTACGGATTCGTACTGGCAGTAGGCATGACTCCGCGTGAGTTAATGTTGTCTGCCTTTGCCAAAGCAGAGGATCCGAACAGTGGCGGCCGGCAGATGCCAGGACACTTTGGTCACAAGAAGCTACGGATTGTTACAGGCTCCAGCCCAGTGACAACGCAGGTTCCTCATGCCGTAGGCTTCGCACTTGCAGCCAAAATGAAGAAGCAGGAATTTGTTTCTTTTGTTACCTTTGGTGAAGGATCAAGTAACCAGGGAGACTTCCATGAGGGTGCTAACTTTGCAGGTGTGCATAAGTTACCTGTAATTATCATGTGTGAGAACAACCAATATGCCATTTCGGTACCGATTCACAAGCAGCTTAGTGGTAAAGTTTCGGATCGTGCGTTGGGTTATGGCTTCCCAGGTATTCGTGTGGATGGTAACGATGCATTAGAAGTATATGCAGCTGTGAAGGAAGCACGTCGTCGTGCAATCGCTGGCGAAGGCCCTACCCTTATTGAAGCGATGATGTACCGTTTGTCACCGCATTCTACTTCTGATAACGATTTGGCTTACCGAACGAAGGAAGAAGTTGATGAGAACTGGAAAAAAGACGGCGTCCCACGCATGAAAAACTATTTGATCGATTGCGGCATCTGGGATGAAGCCCGGGATGCGGATCTGGCTTCCCAGCTCGCGCTGGAAATGAAAGAAGCGACTGAATATGCAGACAACGCGCCATATCCAAAACCTGAGGATACTCTGACGCACGTATATGCGGACAGCGAAGAAGGGGGACGGTAA
- the spo0A gene encoding sporulation transcription factor Spo0A, producing the protein MQKIEVLLADDNREFTNLLAEYISEQEDMEVTGIAYNGEEVLQLLEQTRNVPDVLILDIIMPHLDGLGVLERLRNLNLSPQPKVIMLTAFGQENITQRAVQLGASYYILKPFDMEVLANRVRQLVGSQTTISSNNNNSSSSMFMNKSNVVPMGKHKNLDASITSIIHEIGVPAHIKGYQYLREAITMVYNNIEILGAITKTLYPAIAEKFKTTPSRVERAIRHAIEVAWTRGNIDSISHLFGYTINISKSKPTNSEFIAMVADKLRIEHKVS; encoded by the coding sequence TTGCAAAAAATTGAGGTATTGCTGGCCGATGATAATCGTGAATTTACGAATTTGCTTGCCGAATATATATCCGAACAGGAAGATATGGAAGTAACCGGGATTGCTTACAACGGAGAAGAAGTTCTGCAATTGCTGGAACAGACTCGTAATGTACCGGATGTCTTGATTCTGGACATTATCATGCCTCATCTGGATGGTCTGGGTGTGCTTGAGCGTCTACGTAATTTGAATCTGTCTCCACAGCCTAAGGTCATCATGTTAACCGCATTCGGGCAAGAGAATATCACACAGCGTGCCGTGCAACTCGGAGCTTCATATTACATCTTGAAACCATTTGACATGGAAGTTCTCGCAAATCGTGTACGCCAGCTTGTAGGCTCGCAAACAACGATCTCCTCGAATAATAACAACAGCAGCTCATCTATGTTCATGAATAAGTCCAATGTGGTGCCTATGGGCAAACACAAAAATTTGGATGCGAGCATTACATCGATCATACATGAAATCGGCGTTCCTGCGCATATTAAAGGATATCAGTATTTGCGTGAGGCCATCACAATGGTGTATAACAATATCGAAATTTTGGGTGCAATCACCAAAACGTTGTATCCAGCTATTGCTGAAAAATTCAAAACCACGCCGTCCCGCGTCGAACGTGCCATTCGCCACGCCATTGAAGTGGCATGGACTCGCGGTAATATCGACAGCATCAGTCACTTGTTTGGCTACACGATCAACATCAGCAAGTCGAAACCAACGAATAGTGAATTCATCGCGATGGTCGCTGACAAGCTGAGAATTGAGCATAAGGTGTCTTGA
- a CDS encoding GGDEF domain-containing protein, which produces MNGIFTHIGDIAESIPVITSDTKCEAVYRLFRSNPNLEGVAIVGAEGMPSLLMRARFFQQIGTQYGYNLYMGRSVELVMNNSPLVVDYMEQITDVSIQAMNRSEEELYDLVLVISKGALCGAISIRHLLLAVADVRAEMASFMNPLTGLPGNRMIDDRLCQSYLLERFSVLYLDLDYFKSYNDSYGFKMGDALIQATADLLREYFTVPEAFLGHIGGDDFIVILNHHDYLKDCEEVVAGFEKLKREFYNSQDLENNHVVGAGRSGLHGQIPLVSLSIAVVTNRSKSFAHIDEVIHEATRIKKICKSTLGSIICDNEETVRNLNS; this is translated from the coding sequence GTGAACGGTATATTTACACATATAGGCGACATCGCAGAAAGTATTCCTGTAATTACGTCTGACACGAAATGTGAAGCTGTATATCGTCTTTTTAGATCCAATCCAAATCTGGAAGGGGTAGCCATTGTAGGAGCAGAAGGTATGCCGTCGTTATTGATGCGAGCACGTTTTTTTCAACAGATTGGAACGCAATATGGATATAACTTGTACATGGGTCGTTCTGTAGAGCTTGTGATGAACAATAGCCCGCTCGTGGTTGACTATATGGAGCAGATCACGGACGTTAGTATTCAGGCTATGAATCGCTCTGAGGAAGAACTATACGATCTTGTGCTGGTTATATCCAAGGGTGCTTTGTGCGGTGCGATTAGCATTCGTCATTTGTTATTAGCCGTTGCTGATGTTAGAGCCGAGATGGCAAGTTTTATGAATCCGTTAACGGGTCTTCCGGGCAACCGAATGATTGATGATCGTTTATGCCAATCCTATCTGCTGGAGCGCTTTAGCGTGCTTTATCTCGATCTAGACTATTTCAAATCATATAATGATAGCTATGGTTTCAAAATGGGGGATGCGCTTATACAAGCAACCGCTGATTTATTACGTGAATATTTTACTGTGCCAGAGGCATTTTTAGGTCATATCGGTGGTGATGATTTTATTGTCATCCTGAATCACCATGACTATCTGAAAGATTGCGAGGAAGTTGTTGCAGGTTTTGAAAAGCTCAAAAGAGAGTTTTACAACAGCCAAGATCTAGAAAATAATCACGTTGTAGGGGCAGGACGCTCTGGGCTACATGGACAAATTCCACTCGTTTCTCTTTCTATAGCGGTAGTTACGAATCGATCCAAAAGCTTTGCTCATATTGATGAAGTTATTCATGAAGCTACACGGATTAAGAAAATTTGTAAATCGACGCTAGGCAGCATTATTTGTGACAATGAAGAGACGGTAAGAAATCTTAACTCATAA
- the lpdA gene encoding dihydrolipoyl dehydrogenase, with protein sequence MPITCDVAILGGGTGGYVAAIRAAQLGKQVVIIEKDKLGGTCLHRGCVPSKALLRSAEVYAEIQESETYGIETTGSTLVFPKVQARKDAIVEQLHQGVQYLMKKNKIQVVHANGRVIGPSIFSPQSGAVAVEFEDGEMDTVVPTNLIIATGSRPRVLPGLEPDGQYIMSSDEALRMDELPASLIIVGGGVIGLEWASMLNDFGVEITVVEAAEHVLPAEDEDVAKEMQRLLGKRGVRFLTGSKILTETYIAQKDGIQIDVELGNNKQETLTAEKMLVSVGRQANVENIGLENTDIKLERGFIAVNKHLQTGEGHIYAIGDCIGGLQLAHAASHEGILAVNHIAGEQVHAVESHRIPRCVYTRPEAASIGFTETEAKERGYEVKTGKFPFQAIGKSLVQGSRDGFVKVIADVKTNDILGVHMIGTHVTELIAEASLAQMLDATPWEVGQTIHPHPTLSEIMGEAMLAVDGKAIGM encoded by the coding sequence ATGCCTATTACATGTGATGTTGCCATTCTTGGAGGAGGAACCGGGGGATATGTAGCTGCCATTCGAGCGGCTCAACTTGGTAAGCAAGTCGTGATTATTGAAAAGGACAAGCTTGGAGGAACCTGCCTGCATCGTGGCTGTGTTCCTAGCAAGGCATTACTCCGAAGTGCGGAAGTATACGCTGAAATTCAAGAGAGCGAAACCTATGGCATAGAAACAACTGGGTCAACGCTTGTATTCCCGAAAGTGCAGGCACGTAAAGATGCGATCGTTGAGCAATTACATCAAGGTGTTCAGTATTTAATGAAAAAAAATAAAATTCAAGTTGTACACGCCAATGGACGCGTAATCGGGCCATCCATCTTCTCCCCGCAAAGTGGAGCGGTTGCTGTCGAGTTTGAAGATGGTGAAATGGACACTGTTGTACCGACTAACCTTATTATTGCTACAGGTTCCCGTCCACGTGTATTGCCTGGTCTAGAGCCGGATGGTCAGTACATTATGAGTAGTGACGAGGCATTGCGGATGGATGAGCTTCCTGCTTCCCTCATTATTGTAGGTGGCGGCGTAATCGGACTAGAATGGGCTTCAATGCTGAATGACTTTGGTGTTGAAATCACGGTGGTGGAAGCGGCGGAACATGTACTTCCAGCAGAGGATGAAGACGTGGCGAAGGAAATGCAACGGTTGCTCGGCAAACGTGGTGTTCGTTTCCTCACAGGAAGCAAGATTCTGACAGAAACGTATATCGCACAGAAGGACGGGATCCAGATCGATGTTGAGCTGGGAAATAACAAACAAGAGACATTAACAGCAGAGAAAATGCTCGTATCTGTAGGAAGACAGGCGAATGTTGAAAATATTGGACTGGAGAACACGGATATCAAGTTGGAGCGAGGATTCATTGCGGTGAACAAGCACCTGCAAACTGGCGAAGGACATATCTATGCGATTGGTGACTGTATCGGTGGATTGCAACTGGCACATGCCGCAAGTCATGAAGGCATCCTCGCTGTGAATCATATCGCGGGCGAGCAGGTTCACGCAGTAGAATCTCACCGGATACCACGCTGTGTCTATACACGTCCTGAGGCGGCAAGCATCGGATTTACGGAGACTGAGGCGAAAGAGCGTGGATATGAAGTGAAGACAGGTAAGTTTCCGTTTCAAGCCATTGGTAAATCACTCGTACAAGGTAGCCGGGATGGTTTCGTGAAGGTGATTGCTGACGTCAAAACGAATGATATATTGGGTGTACATATGATTGGAACCCATGTGACGGAACTTATTGCCGAGGCTTCTTTGGCACAAATGCTTGATGCTACACCATGGGAAGTTGGACAGACGATCCACCCTCACCCGACGTTGTCGGAGATTATGGGGGAAGCGATGCTGGCGGTAGATGGAAAAGCCATTGGCATGTAA
- a CDS encoding thymidine kinase — MPTGRITVITGPMFSEKSGELIRRCQKLSQFGRKKVVAYKPAEDDRFAQDEIVSRIGYRLTAHSIPRQLTNELVETIITQTKDADVVAFDEVQFFSSAIMELVSELAYCGKHVIVDGLNMDYRGKEFGYIGGLLAMADDIEKLSAFCAVCGSPDAAFTQRIVNGEPVTLGPVVMIGDSEAYEPRCRSCFIPPHKVEC; from the coding sequence GTGCCAACAGGACGTATAACCGTTATTACAGGACCTATGTTTAGTGAAAAATCAGGGGAACTTATTCGCCGCTGCCAAAAGTTAAGCCAATTTGGACGTAAAAAGGTGGTTGCCTATAAACCTGCTGAAGATGATCGCTTTGCTCAAGACGAAATTGTTAGCCGGATCGGCTATCGACTGACCGCACACTCCATTCCCCGTCAATTGACGAACGAGCTGGTGGAGACGATTATAACTCAAACGAAAGATGCAGATGTCGTTGCATTTGATGAAGTTCAATTTTTCAGTAGTGCTATTATGGAGCTTGTATCAGAACTCGCTTATTGTGGTAAACATGTCATTGTGGATGGACTTAATATGGATTACCGCGGCAAAGAGTTTGGATATATAGGCGGTCTACTTGCGATGGCTGACGACATCGAGAAGCTCTCTGCATTCTGTGCAGTATGTGGAAGCCCCGACGCTGCTTTTACACAGCGAATTGTAAATGGAGAGCCCGTAACCCTTGGCCCCGTAGTGATGATCGGAGATTCGGAAGCTTATGAGCCACGTTGCCGGAGCTGCTTCATTCCACCACATAAGGTGGAGTGTTAG